A single genomic interval of Schistocerca americana isolate TAMUIC-IGC-003095 chromosome 2, iqSchAmer2.1, whole genome shotgun sequence harbors:
- the LOC124594990 gene encoding actin-related protein 2/3 complex subunit 4: MAATLRPYLTAVRHTLTAAMCLDNFSSQVVERHNKPEVEVRTSKELLLTPVIISRNEKEKVLIETSINSVRISIAVKQADEIERILCHKFMRFMMMRAENFIVLRRKPVEGYDISFLITNFHTEQMYKHKLVDFVIHFMEEIDKEISEMKLAVNARARICSEEFLKRF; encoded by the coding sequence ATGGCAGCCACCCTCAGGCCGTATCTCACTGCCGTGAGACATACTCTTACAGCTGCAATGTGCCTAGACAATTTTTCGTCGCAGGTTGTGGAGAGACATAACAAACCAGAGGTGGAGGTGAGAACTAGTAAGGAGCTTCTTCTGACTCCAGTAATTATAAGCcggaatgaaaaagaaaaggtGCTTATTGAGACATCAATCAATTCAGTTCGTATAAGTATTGCTGTTAAGCAAGCTGATGAGATAGAGCGCATATTGTGTCACAAATTCATGAGATTCATGATGATGAGAGCAGAAAATTTTATTGTGCTAAGACGAAAACCAGTTGAAGGATATGATATAAGTTTTCTTATCACCAATTTTCACACAGAACAGATGTATAAGCATAAGTTGGTTGATTTTGTCATACATTTCATGGAAGAAATTGATAAAGAAATTAGTGAAATGAAACTTGCAGTTAATGCACGTGCACGAATTTGTTCAGAAGAGTTCTTGAAGAGGTTTTAA